Proteins co-encoded in one Corynebacterium tuberculostearicum genomic window:
- the eno gene encoding phosphopyruvate hydratase, with protein sequence MADIIHTFAREILDSRGNPTVEAEVFLDDGARGVAGVPSGASTGVHEAHELRDGGERYQGKGVLKAVENINEKIADELAGFEADDQRLIDQALIKLDGTDNKSELGANAILGVSIAAAKAAAESAALPLYRYIGGPNAHVLPVPMMNILNGGAHADSGVDVQEFMIAPIGAESFAEALRMGAEVYHSLKAVLKDKGLSTGLGDEGGFAPSVDSTKAALDVIVDAIKKAGFEPGKDVALALDVASSEFFKDGKYHFEGGEHTAEEMSKVYEELIDEYPIVSIEDPLQEDDWDGYTTLTAAIGEKVQIVGDDFFVTNPARLQEGIDEKAANALLVKVNQIGTLTETFDAVELAHRNGYRTMMSHRSGETEDTTIADLAVALNCGQIKTGAPARSERVAKYNQLLRIEQELGGGAVYAGRSAFPRFKA encoded by the coding sequence ATGGCTGATATCATCCACACTTTCGCCCGCGAAATTCTCGATTCCCGTGGCAACCCCACCGTTGAAGCAGAGGTCTTCCTTGATGACGGTGCTCGCGGTGTTGCCGGTGTTCCTTCCGGTGCTTCCACCGGCGTGCACGAGGCCCACGAGCTGCGCGACGGCGGCGAGCGCTACCAAGGCAAGGGCGTTCTGAAGGCCGTTGAAAACATCAACGAGAAGATCGCCGATGAACTTGCTGGCTTCGAAGCTGATGACCAGCGCCTCATTGACCAAGCTTTGATTAAGTTGGACGGTACTGACAACAAGTCCGAACTCGGCGCCAATGCCATCTTGGGTGTATCCATCGCCGCAGCTAAGGCTGCTGCCGAGTCCGCTGCGCTGCCGCTATACCGCTACATCGGCGGCCCGAACGCACACGTACTTCCGGTGCCGATGATGAACATCCTCAACGGTGGTGCACACGCTGACTCCGGCGTTGACGTCCAGGAGTTCATGATTGCTCCGATTGGTGCTGAGTCCTTCGCTGAGGCCCTGCGTATGGGTGCTGAGGTGTACCACTCCCTGAAGGCCGTACTAAAAGACAAGGGCCTGTCTACCGGTCTCGGCGATGAGGGTGGCTTTGCTCCTTCTGTTGACTCCACCAAGGCTGCCCTAGACGTCATCGTTGACGCCATCAAGAAGGCAGGCTTTGAGCCAGGCAAGGACGTAGCACTCGCACTCGACGTTGCTTCCTCCGAGTTCTTCAAGGACGGCAAGTATCACTTCGAGGGCGGCGAGCACACCGCTGAAGAAATGTCCAAGGTCTACGAGGAACTCATTGACGAGTACCCGATCGTCTCCATCGAGGACCCACTGCAGGAAGATGATTGGGATGGCTACACCACCCTGACCGCCGCTATCGGTGAGAAGGTACAGATCGTCGGCGATGATTTCTTCGTCACCAACCCTGCTCGCCTGCAGGAAGGCATTGACGAGAAGGCGGCTAACGCTCTGCTGGTAAAGGTCAACCAGATTGGCACCCTGACCGAGACCTTTGACGCTGTCGAGCTAGCACACCGCAATGGCTACCGCACCATGATGTCCCACCGCTCTGGCGAGACCGAGGACACCACCATTGCTGACTTGGCTGTGGCCCTGAACTGCGGCCAGATCAAGACTGGCGCACCTGCTCGCTCCGAGCGCGTAGCCAAGTATAACCAGCTGCTCCGCATCGAGCAGGAGCTTGGCGGAGGTGCAGTTTACGCCGGCCGCTCCGCCTTCCCTCGCTTTAAGGCTTAA
- a CDS encoding lytic transglycosylase domain-containing protein: MKRLLQIFGGCGIAVVVIVALVAWLLTGHGTSKQPVPENIPPVEGKEVAHIDVNAPGRTADKLTYWASDLAEQTGIPPAALRAYGNAELIAQQKWPGCHLRWNTLAGLGYVETRHGTYNGNWFKSSKLDDAGYPQPPINGIALDGLNNTAHTPDTDNGEIDGDSEYDRAVGPMQFIPTTWESVGADANGDGKADPNQIDDAAIGAAGLLCFGDRDLSDPDQWEEAILNYNQSSEYLHKVAHAANAYSVPQSAK, encoded by the coding sequence ATGAAGAGGCTGCTGCAGATATTCGGGGGCTGCGGAATCGCCGTAGTCGTCATTGTCGCGCTAGTGGCATGGCTGCTGACGGGGCACGGTACTTCTAAGCAGCCCGTACCGGAAAACATCCCACCTGTTGAAGGCAAAGAGGTCGCCCACATTGACGTCAACGCCCCCGGCCGCACCGCGGATAAGCTCACCTACTGGGCCTCTGACCTAGCTGAGCAGACAGGTATCCCTCCAGCCGCCCTTCGCGCTTATGGCAACGCCGAACTCATCGCTCAGCAAAAGTGGCCGGGGTGCCACCTGCGCTGGAATACCCTCGCGGGACTCGGCTACGTGGAAACCCGCCATGGCACCTATAACGGCAATTGGTTTAAGTCCTCCAAGCTTGACGACGCCGGCTACCCCCAACCACCGATTAACGGCATTGCCCTAGACGGCCTCAACAATACAGCTCACACCCCAGATACTGACAATGGCGAAATCGATGGGGATTCGGAATATGATCGCGCCGTCGGGCCAATGCAGTTTATCCCAACGACGTGGGAATCGGTGGGTGCTGATGCTAACGGCGATGGGAAGGCGGATCCCAACCAGATCGATGACGCCGCTATCGGTGCAGCCGGACTTTTATGCTTTGGTGACAGAGATCTCTCTGACCCAGATCAATGGGAGGAAGCAATCCTAAATTACAACCAGTCCAGCGAGTATTTGCATAAAGTTGCACACGCCGCCAATGCCTACTCCGTTCCACAATCTGCCAAGTAG
- a CDS encoding MazG nucleotide pyrophosphohydrolase domain-containing protein, which produces MTVLLLDERWPTMVPMQAHGKLRGPVYFTGEVPVSVRWNFSDLLVGEDATGTLVSTDEHEPETRARLATGEPVIRAESLADPVMQARRTMATARRIGQWEREQTHTSLLPYLEEESAEFAAAVRNREPESEVLKELGDIFLQVLFHAEISAFSLDDVAKSFVNKMRARAPYLFDGTTEIVDVDTQERLWREGKKM; this is translated from the coding sequence ATGACTGTGCTGTTGCTCGATGAACGCTGGCCCACCATGGTCCCAATGCAGGCACACGGGAAGCTGCGTGGCCCCGTTTACTTCACCGGTGAAGTGCCGGTTTCCGTGCGGTGGAATTTTTCCGATCTCCTAGTAGGGGAGGATGCCACCGGAACCTTGGTCAGCACCGACGAACACGAACCTGAAACCCGGGCTCGCCTAGCTACTGGAGAGCCAGTCATCCGTGCCGAATCCCTCGCGGATCCAGTCATGCAGGCGCGCCGGACCATGGCCACCGCGCGGCGCATCGGGCAGTGGGAACGAGAGCAAACCCATACCTCCCTCTTGCCATACCTCGAGGAAGAGTCTGCCGAATTCGCCGCTGCTGTGCGCAATCGCGAGCCAGAGAGCGAAGTACTCAAGGAGCTCGGCGATATTTTCTTGCAAGTCCTTTTCCATGCAGAAATCTCCGCTTTCTCGCTCGATGACGTTGCCAAAAGCTTCGTTAACAAAATGCGCGCTCGCGCCCCATACTTGTTTGATGGGACGACGGAGATAGTCGACGTTGACACGCAAGAGCGTCTATGGCGTGAAGGAAAGAAAATGTAG
- a CDS encoding amino acid permease, translated as MTSSQNKSHSVTLWTLVALIIGSTVGAGIFSLPQNIASVAGPGAMLIGWLVAGIGMLSVAFVFQILARRKPHLDSGVYSYVRAGLGDFIGFTSGWGYWLGSVMAQVGYATLFFNTLGHYLPLFDADHHWTSAIAVSLLSWGIFAVLARGIKQAAFMNLVTTIAKIVPILAFVVLIAFLGFSWDKFTLDFWGRASEASVFEQVQGIMLFTVWVFIGVEGASVYSKQAAKRTDVGRATVIGFFSVLALLVSVSTLSFGVMTKEELAALPDNSMASVLTEVIGPWGGALVSIGLCLSVLGAYVSWQMLCAEPIVMMAIDGLIPRRIGTINVAGAPWVAQLISTMAIQLFIIVFYLNEASYNAMVQLATIMYLLPYIFSSLYLLLLALRGKGLSHPQAGIEFDLSGPEVSRKENRKHLAIALLAFIYSLWLIYAADPVYVLLGALAVVPGLIPYVGTRIWKKERIFNTFEWCVVALVLAGATTAIWGLSTGWLTL; from the coding sequence ATGACCTCCAGCCAGAATAAATCCCACTCCGTGACGTTGTGGACCCTCGTCGCGCTGATCATCGGTTCCACCGTGGGCGCGGGCATTTTCTCGCTGCCACAAAACATTGCCTCCGTTGCCGGCCCGGGCGCGATGCTCATTGGATGGTTGGTAGCGGGCATCGGCATGCTCTCTGTGGCTTTTGTGTTCCAGATTTTGGCCCGCCGCAAGCCGCACCTTGATTCTGGCGTCTATTCCTATGTGCGCGCCGGCCTGGGCGATTTTATTGGTTTTACCTCGGGCTGGGGCTACTGGCTGGGCTCCGTTATGGCGCAGGTGGGCTATGCCACGCTCTTTTTCAATACCCTGGGGCATTACCTGCCGCTTTTCGACGCCGACCATCACTGGACCTCCGCTATTGCCGTATCCCTGCTGTCGTGGGGCATTTTTGCTGTCCTGGCGCGCGGCATTAAGCAAGCGGCCTTCATGAACTTGGTCACCACGATTGCCAAGATTGTGCCCATCCTCGCCTTCGTTGTACTCATCGCTTTTCTGGGGTTCAGCTGGGATAAATTCACGTTGGATTTCTGGGGGCGCGCTTCAGAGGCCAGCGTTTTCGAGCAGGTCCAGGGAATTATGCTCTTTACGGTCTGGGTTTTTATCGGTGTAGAGGGCGCCTCCGTCTATTCCAAGCAGGCCGCTAAGCGCACCGATGTTGGCCGCGCCACCGTCATTGGCTTCTTCTCCGTGCTGGCGCTCTTGGTCTCCGTTTCCACGTTGAGCTTTGGCGTGATGACGAAGGAGGAGTTGGCTGCGCTGCCCGATAATTCCATGGCGTCCGTACTTACTGAGGTCATCGGCCCATGGGGCGGTGCGCTGGTGTCTATTGGACTGTGCTTGTCCGTTCTGGGGGCCTACGTGTCTTGGCAGATGCTGTGTGCCGAGCCCATCGTGATGATGGCCATCGACGGGCTGATTCCCCGCCGCATCGGTACCATCAACGTGGCAGGTGCGCCGTGGGTAGCGCAGCTGATTTCTACGATGGCAATCCAGCTATTCATTATCGTTTTCTACCTCAACGAGGCGTCCTATAACGCCATGGTGCAGCTGGCCACCATCATGTACCTGCTGCCCTATATCTTCTCTTCCCTCTACCTACTGCTTCTGGCGCTACGCGGCAAGGGGCTGTCCCACCCACAGGCGGGTATCGAATTTGACCTTTCAGGGCCAGAGGTAAGCCGTAAAGAAAACCGCAAGCACCTAGCCATCGCTTTGCTCGCTTTTATCTATTCGCTGTGGCTAATTTACGCGGCCGATCCCGTCTACGTGCTGCTCGGCGCACTAGCCGTAGTCCCAGGCCTAATCCCATATGTCGGCACTCGGATTTGGAAGAAGGAACGCATTTTCAACACCTTCGAGTGGTGCGTGGTGGCCCTTGTTTTGGCCGGTGCCACTACCGCCATTTGGGGCTTAAGCACCGGCTGGCTCACGCTCTAG
- the mfd gene encoding transcription-repair coupling factor, producing the protein MATPMLAGLLKVAASDPKLKGMISHVGEDLHITGVDQSRPWALGTLAHHAPVLVVTATSREAEDLTAELTAMLGEKVAMFPAWETLPHERLSPGVDIIGRRAEVLHNLDWLQVIVTAARGLSQPILKEVEGRAPVHLEEDHDYDFDEVVRELEFRSYKHVDMVAKRGEYATRGGIIDIFPTTLDYPVRVEFWGDEITDIRQFSVADQRTIPEIEVGRVDIFPARELPITGDIAERAADLAVKHPGNPALVELLTKVSESMPAEGMEALLPALSDAPMITLPEFLRPTTHVVMVAPEKIRRRVADLEKTDAEFLAAGWEAAAMGADGPLATEGLDTEASSYRSYESLEVTIRESGLPLWTYSPPGMLAAPEEETLPLEFEPGPTPRGNIEEIDAMMAQLLAHTNAGGRAAFITPAQGAIKRMVDRFAEKGIRTKVATPGWEPTAGEVTLYQALSHAGLVFPKVKKPKDAEALPLVVVTETDLTGNRVGDIAEAKRRPAKRRNKVDPLALKQGDFVVHETHGIGKFLKMAERTIQSGDETSRREYIVLEYAPSKRGQPADQLWVPMDSLDLLSKYTGGESPHLSKMGGSDWKNTKKKARAAVREIAGELVELYAKRQAAPGHQFSPDNPWQAEMEDNFPFVETEDQMLAIDAVKQDMESTVPMDRVVVGDVGYGKTEVAIRAAFKAVQDGMQVAVLVPTTLLAQQHFDTFSERMTGFPVKIEVLSRFTSKKEAKEIFKGLADGSVDIVVGTHRLLQTGVHWKNLGLIVVDEEQRFGVEHKEHIKALKASVDVLTMSATPIPRTLEMSMAGIREMSTILTPPEDRHPVLTYVGAYEDKQVAAAIRRELLRDGQTFFIHNKVSDIEKKARELRDLVPEARVVVAHGQMNEDVLEQTVQGFWDREYDVLVCTTIVETGLDIANANTLIVENAHHMGLSQLHQLRGRVGRSRERGYAYFLYPKGATLTETSYDRMATIAQNNDLGAGMAVAMKDLEMRGAGNVLGAQQSGHIAGVGFDLYVRLVGEAVETFKSLARGEAPTVTDEGPKEIRIDLPVDAHIPEAYIDSERLRLEVYRKLAASQNNDDLKAVIEEMEDRFGPLPQEVLRLLSVARLRHQARRAGISDITVQGTRIKFHPVELPDSKQVRLKRLYPGSSFRAAAKAINVPFPKAGRNVTSSKLRDTELIQWAADFLSALFDVEPINVSGATSTSNVVSVGE; encoded by the coding sequence ATGGCAACGCCAATGCTGGCCGGCCTGCTGAAGGTAGCGGCCTCGGATCCCAAGCTCAAGGGCATGATTTCCCATGTGGGGGAAGACCTTCACATTACGGGCGTAGATCAGTCTCGGCCGTGGGCCTTGGGAACCTTGGCCCACCATGCTCCGGTCCTCGTGGTGACCGCCACGAGCCGCGAGGCGGAAGATCTTACCGCGGAGCTGACGGCGATGCTAGGGGAGAAGGTAGCCATGTTCCCCGCATGGGAGACGTTGCCACACGAGCGCCTGAGCCCAGGCGTAGACATCATCGGCCGCCGCGCTGAGGTTTTGCACAACCTCGATTGGTTGCAGGTTATCGTCACCGCTGCCCGTGGCTTATCCCAACCCATCCTCAAAGAGGTAGAAGGCCGAGCTCCCGTCCATTTAGAAGAGGACCACGACTATGACTTTGATGAGGTGGTCCGCGAGCTTGAATTCCGCTCCTATAAGCATGTTGACATGGTGGCAAAGCGCGGCGAGTACGCTACCCGCGGTGGCATTATCGATATTTTCCCCACCACTCTTGATTACCCAGTTCGCGTGGAGTTTTGGGGCGATGAAATTACCGATATCCGCCAATTCTCCGTAGCTGACCAGCGCACCATCCCGGAAATCGAGGTGGGGCGAGTAGATATTTTCCCTGCTCGCGAGCTACCCATTACGGGTGACATCGCCGAACGCGCGGCCGATCTTGCGGTCAAGCACCCCGGCAACCCCGCCTTGGTTGAGCTATTGACTAAAGTCAGTGAAAGCATGCCGGCCGAAGGTATGGAGGCACTCCTGCCCGCGCTTTCCGACGCACCCATGATCACCCTCCCCGAATTCCTGCGCCCCACCACGCACGTGGTGATGGTCGCTCCGGAAAAGATTCGTCGCCGCGTTGCGGATCTAGAAAAGACCGATGCGGAATTCCTTGCCGCCGGTTGGGAAGCCGCAGCCATGGGAGCTGATGGTCCGTTGGCCACTGAAGGTCTCGACACAGAGGCGTCCAGCTATCGCTCCTATGAATCGCTCGAGGTCACCATTCGTGAATCCGGGCTTCCTTTGTGGACCTACTCGCCGCCAGGAATGCTGGCAGCCCCAGAAGAAGAGACGCTGCCCCTCGAATTCGAACCTGGCCCCACCCCGCGTGGCAATATTGAAGAAATCGACGCCATGATGGCCCAGCTGCTCGCGCATACCAACGCGGGGGGCCGCGCCGCTTTTATTACGCCGGCCCAAGGTGCCATCAAGCGCATGGTGGATCGCTTCGCGGAAAAGGGAATCCGTACCAAGGTGGCTACCCCCGGCTGGGAACCCACCGCCGGGGAAGTCACGCTTTACCAGGCGCTGAGCCACGCCGGCCTCGTATTTCCCAAGGTGAAAAAGCCCAAGGACGCCGAAGCCCTTCCGCTGGTCGTCGTAACTGAGACGGACCTGACCGGCAACCGCGTAGGTGATATCGCCGAAGCGAAGCGGCGCCCCGCCAAGCGTCGCAATAAGGTTGATCCGCTCGCGCTCAAGCAAGGCGATTTCGTGGTGCACGAAACCCATGGCATCGGCAAATTCCTGAAGATGGCCGAGCGCACCATCCAGTCCGGCGATGAGACCAGCCGCCGCGAATACATCGTGCTCGAATACGCACCCTCCAAGCGCGGCCAGCCCGCCGATCAACTCTGGGTGCCCATGGACTCGCTGGATCTGCTGAGCAAGTACACCGGTGGCGAATCGCCCCACCTTTCTAAGATGGGCGGTTCCGACTGGAAGAATACCAAGAAGAAGGCCCGTGCTGCCGTGCGCGAAATCGCCGGCGAGCTCGTCGAGCTTTACGCCAAGCGCCAGGCCGCGCCGGGCCACCAATTCTCCCCAGATAATCCATGGCAGGCGGAGATGGAGGATAATTTCCCCTTCGTCGAGACCGAAGACCAGATGCTGGCCATCGATGCCGTCAAGCAGGACATGGAATCCACGGTGCCGATGGACCGCGTCGTCGTCGGCGATGTGGGCTACGGCAAAACTGAGGTGGCCATCCGCGCTGCCTTCAAGGCCGTGCAAGACGGCATGCAGGTGGCCGTCCTCGTGCCCACCACGCTGCTAGCACAGCAGCACTTTGATACCTTCAGCGAGCGCATGACCGGCTTCCCCGTCAAGATAGAGGTGCTCTCGCGCTTTACCTCGAAAAAGGAAGCCAAGGAAATCTTCAAGGGCTTGGCCGATGGCAGCGTTGATATCGTCGTCGGCACGCACCGCCTCCTACAGACCGGCGTGCATTGGAAAAACCTCGGTCTTATCGTCGTGGACGAGGAGCAGCGCTTCGGCGTGGAGCACAAGGAACACATCAAGGCGCTTAAAGCTAGCGTGGACGTGCTTACCATGTCTGCTACACCTATCCCGCGCACCCTAGAGATGTCTATGGCTGGCATCCGCGAGATGTCCACCATCCTTACCCCGCCAGAGGACCGGCACCCAGTGCTGACCTACGTTGGCGCTTACGAGGACAAGCAGGTAGCCGCAGCTATCCGCCGCGAGCTGCTACGCGATGGCCAAACCTTTTTCATTCACAATAAGGTCTCTGACATAGAGAAGAAGGCCCGCGAGCTGCGTGACTTGGTGCCTGAGGCCCGCGTCGTCGTCGCGCACGGGCAAATGAATGAGGATGTTCTTGAGCAGACCGTCCAAGGCTTCTGGGACCGCGAATATGACGTCTTGGTATGTACCACCATCGTGGAAACGGGCTTGGATATCGCCAATGCCAATACCCTGATTGTGGAAAACGCCCACCACATGGGCCTATCGCAGCTACACCAGTTGCGCGGGCGCGTGGGTCGCTCCCGCGAGCGCGGTTATGCCTACTTCCTATATCCAAAGGGCGCTACGCTTACGGAAACCTCCTATGACCGCATGGCTACCATCGCCCAAAACAATGACCTCGGCGCCGGCATGGCTGTAGCCATGAAGGACCTGGAGATGCGCGGTGCCGGCAACGTACTTGGCGCCCAACAGTCCGGTCACATTGCTGGTGTGGGCTTCGATCTTTACGTGCGTCTCGTTGGCGAGGCAGTAGAGACTTTCAAATCGCTCGCCCGCGGCGAGGCCCCCACCGTTACCGATGAAGGCCCGAAGGAAATTCGTATCGATCTCCCCGTGGACGCGCATATCCCGGAGGCCTATATCGATTCCGAGCGCCTGCGCTTGGAGGTCTACCGCAAGCTTGCGGCCTCGCAAAACAATGATGACCTCAAGGCTGTCATTGAGGAGATGGAAGACCGTTTCGGCCCATTGCCGCAAGAGGTCCTGCGGTTGCTTTCGGTTGCCCGCCTGCGCCACCAAGCTCGCCGTGCCGGTATTTCCGATATCACCGTGCAGGGCACTCGCATCAAGTTCCACCCCGTCGAGCTGCCGGATTCCAAGCAGGTGCGTCTCAAGCGCCTATATCCTGGCTCTAGCTTCCGTGCGGCAGCGAAGGCCATTAACGTGCCGTTCCCCAAGGCGGGACGCAATGTCACCTCGTCGAAGCTGCGAGATACTGAGCTCATTCAGTGGGCCGCGGACTTCTTAAGCGCGCTTTTCGATGTCGAGCCCATTAACGTCAGCGGTGCAACGTCCACCTCGAACGTGGTCAGCGTAGGGGAGTAG
- a CDS encoding TetR/AcrR family transcriptional regulator, with translation MARQRMTGRERREQLISIGRAAFAELGFEGTSVEEIAARAGVSKPVVYEHFGGKEGLYAVVIDREMLALEKVITDSLETGSWRERIEQAVMAILAYVEEETDGFLILVRDAKPGDERSFSTLLNSAVGQVSYILREAFEHRGIQPDLADIYAQALVGMVSTTAQWWLDERSPDKEVVAAHIVNLCWNGLSGMEVKPKLGGK, from the coding sequence ATGGCTCGACAAAGGATGACCGGCCGCGAACGCCGCGAACAACTTATTTCCATCGGACGCGCCGCATTTGCGGAATTGGGGTTTGAAGGAACCAGCGTGGAAGAAATTGCTGCCCGCGCCGGGGTATCTAAGCCCGTTGTCTATGAACACTTTGGGGGAAAGGAAGGCCTCTACGCGGTGGTGATCGACCGCGAGATGTTGGCCTTGGAAAAGGTCATTACTGATTCTTTGGAAACCGGCAGCTGGCGCGAGCGAATCGAGCAGGCAGTGATGGCCATTTTGGCTTATGTCGAAGAAGAAACCGATGGCTTTCTTATCTTGGTGCGCGACGCCAAGCCAGGTGATGAGCGCAGCTTTTCCACGCTGTTGAACTCCGCTGTGGGCCAGGTTTCCTATATTTTGCGCGAAGCTTTTGAGCACCGTGGAATCCAACCGGATTTGGCGGATATTTACGCCCAAGCGCTGGTGGGAATGGTATCGACTACAGCGCAATGGTGGTTGGATGAGCGCAGCCCGGATAAGGAAGTCGTCGCCGCGCATATTGTCAATCTATGCTGGAATGGTTTATCCGGTATGGAAGTAAAGCCCAAGCTAGGAGGCAAATAG